In one window of Maribacter dokdonensis DSW-8 DNA:
- a CDS encoding DNA topoisomerase IB — MNYSELLASEPHDIAAHMQLKYVDREALTIQRVKEKDKFLYLLKNKPLQKETELKRIKKLVIPPAWQEVKIASIANAHLQAVGYDLKHRLQYRYHELWLRVRNRTKFLRMHHFGQALPNIRKQVDEDLQLQGWPKDKVLALIVRLMEETHIRIGNQQYAKRNKTYGLSTLRNKHLKTSKNKLKFEFIGKKGKKHSITLNNKRLRRLVLQCEEIPGWNLFQFFDEDGIKTNVDSGMVNEYLQEISGDLFTAKDFRTWSGTIIFFESLLENAPTNDETQIKKNVIKAFDATAKALGNTRNVCKKYYVHPYVVSTYENGGLHKVFQNLEKQSSSAYQTAAEKALIKLISDFNPLLNLSKKN, encoded by the coding sequence ATGAATTATTCAGAACTATTGGCTAGTGAGCCCCATGATATTGCTGCCCATATGCAGTTAAAATATGTAGATAGAGAAGCCTTGACCATACAAAGGGTGAAAGAAAAAGACAAGTTTCTGTATTTGCTGAAGAATAAACCTTTGCAAAAAGAAACTGAATTAAAAAGGATAAAAAAGTTAGTAATTCCACCTGCCTGGCAAGAAGTTAAAATAGCATCGATAGCCAACGCACATTTACAAGCAGTGGGCTATGACTTAAAACATAGATTGCAATATAGGTATCATGAACTTTGGCTAAGGGTAAGAAACCGTACCAAGTTTTTGAGAATGCATCATTTTGGGCAGGCATTGCCCAATATACGCAAACAGGTAGATGAAGATCTACAATTACAAGGCTGGCCAAAAGATAAAGTACTTGCACTTATAGTTAGGTTAATGGAAGAAACGCATATTCGTATAGGTAATCAACAATATGCCAAAAGAAACAAGACCTATGGGCTGTCTACACTTAGAAACAAGCATTTAAAAACCAGTAAGAACAAATTAAAGTTTGAGTTTATAGGTAAAAAGGGCAAAAAGCATAGCATAACTCTTAACAATAAACGTTTGCGTAGGTTGGTACTTCAATGCGAGGAGATACCGGGTTGGAATCTTTTTCAATTTTTTGACGAGGACGGAATTAAAACCAATGTAGATAGTGGTATGGTCAATGAGTATCTACAAGAAATAAGCGGAGACCTGTTTACTGCAAAGGACTTTAGAACTTGGTCTGGCACCATTATCTTTTTTGAGTCATTGCTAGAGAATGCACCAACCAATGATGAAACCCAAATTAAAAAGAATGTAATCAAGGCTTTTGACGCCACGGCCAAAGCTCTTGGTAATACCAGAAATGTTTGTAAGAAGTATTATGTGCACCCATACGTGGTAAGCACTTATGAAAATGGAGGGTTACATAAGGTATTTCAGAATTTGGAGAAACAGTCCTCGTCAGCATATCAAACAGCGGCAGAGAAAGCATTGATAAAATTAATTTCGGATTTTAATCCGTTATTGAATTTGTCCAAAAAGAATTAG
- a CDS encoding DUF2652 domain-containing protein, whose amino-acid sequence MKGSPMLICIPDISGFTEFMSETDFELSSKIIPALLNQIIYTNKIGLKVSEIEGDAVLFFKTGEMPSLQALIEQCRIFYTEFYKELDALREKYKKNKDAASIPEILGLKIILHYGKEIALTKVGNSIKLFGEDLIIAHKLLKNKVRMNEYLLFTEGLTNFYKENNLDDQFDWGSLKQNSTEYEHVGEINYSYINLKPLVKP is encoded by the coding sequence ATGAAAGGATCACCCATGTTAATTTGTATACCAGACATTAGTGGCTTTACTGAATTTATGAGCGAAACGGATTTTGAACTAAGTTCAAAAATTATTCCTGCGCTTTTAAATCAGATCATCTACACGAATAAGATCGGATTAAAAGTTTCTGAAATTGAAGGTGATGCCGTACTCTTTTTTAAGACCGGAGAAATGCCATCATTACAAGCACTCATTGAACAGTGTAGAATATTCTACACTGAATTCTATAAAGAATTGGATGCGTTGAGAGAAAAATATAAGAAAAACAAAGATGCCGCTTCCATACCGGAAATTTTAGGTCTTAAAATAATCCTGCATTATGGAAAAGAAATAGCATTGACCAAGGTTGGCAACAGCATTAAGCTGTTTGGCGAAGACCTTATCATTGCCCACAAGCTTTTAAAGAATAAGGTAAGAATGAATGAGTATTTGCTATTTACCGAAGGCTTGACCAATTTCTACAAAGAGAACAATTTGGATGATCAATTTGATTGGGGTTCCTTAAAACAAAACTCTACCGAGTATGAACATGTTGGTGAAATAAACTATTCATACATTAACCTAAAGCCCCTTGTAAAGCCTTAA
- a CDS encoding ferritin-like domain-containing protein, with translation MSTYTEEVGNKLNELLEKTYDAEKGFKKAAENIDNPQLKAFFESKAKQRYDFGHELKTEIMSFGQKIDKGDSITGKAHRAWMDVKALFSLDNAESMLEEAIRGEKAAIEEYEDVLEDTSLPSTTATILRSQKEAIKNGLSNIKILEDAR, from the coding sequence ATGAGTACATATACAGAAGAAGTTGGAAATAAATTAAATGAGTTGTTGGAGAAAACCTATGATGCCGAGAAAGGCTTTAAAAAAGCGGCCGAAAACATTGATAACCCTCAATTAAAGGCGTTTTTTGAATCAAAGGCAAAACAACGTTATGATTTTGGTCATGAGTTAAAAACAGAAATTATGTCATTTGGTCAGAAAATTGATAAGGGTGATAGTATTACCGGTAAAGCACACAGAGCTTGGATGGACGTTAAAGCCTTATTTTCACTTGATAATGCAGAATCCATGTTAGAAGAAGCTATTAGAGGTGAAAAAGCAGCTATTGAAGAGTATGAAGATGTATTGGAAGATACCTCCTTACCGTCTACCACGGCTACAATTTTAAGAAGTCAAAAAGAGGCGATCAAAAATGGTTTGTCCAATATTAAAATTTTAGAAGACGCACGATAA
- a CDS encoding YtxH domain-containing protein, with translation MNNSGNTLLAIIAGSAIGAALGILYAPDKGENTRRLIADQAASTRDNFTESALDLKNRVVSKMSDERETLDTRVESLVSDISYKTEDVISTLEKKLAELKTKNKKLQKTV, from the coding sequence ATGAACAATAGTGGAAATACATTATTAGCAATTATTGCAGGTTCTGCCATTGGTGCAGCCTTAGGAATTCTTTATGCACCGGATAAGGGTGAGAATACAAGAAGATTAATTGCAGATCAAGCAGCATCTACAAGAGATAATTTTACAGAAAGTGCTTTAGATCTAAAGAACAGAGTAGTTTCAAAAATGTCTGATGAAAGAGAGACTTTAGATACCAGGGTAGAATCTTTGGTTTCAGATATAAGTTATAAAACCGAAGATGTTATTTCAACATTGGAGAAAAAATTGGCCGAGTTGAAGACCAAAAATAAGAAACTGCAGAAAACAGTATAA
- a CDS encoding NAD-dependent succinate-semialdehyde dehydrogenase has protein sequence MKDYDLKNPYTGDTIATYTLDDSKSIQSKLKKALEIQTSWANMEFEDRCQLLTNVAELLIERKEEYAKLMTQEMGKPISQGIAEIEKCAWVCDFYALNAEDLLADELIDTDANESFISHDPLGCILAVMPWNYPFWQVLRFAAPTLTAGNTALLKHAKNVTGCSLAIEQLFLDAGYPEGCLQSIKSGHEEIEKLIAHEGIKAVTLTGSEKAGRSIARTAGENLKKSVLELGGNNACIIWEDADLDQYISTMATARMQNTGQSCIAAKRFIVCADIYDDFIEKFTAEIKSFKVGDPMDKDTFIGVMAREDLAEELQKQVQDSIDMGAEIILGNERNGAYFSPTILTNVTKEMPVFKEETFGPVAAITKVANREEAIQLATNSRFGLGSMLFTQDIDSAMDMISQIPDGAFFINDMVKSDPRLPFGGTKASGYGRELSREGILEFVNKKTVYIKK, from the coding sequence ATGAAAGATTACGATTTAAAAAACCCATACACTGGCGATACCATAGCTACTTACACTTTAGATGATAGCAAGTCTATACAATCTAAGTTAAAGAAAGCATTGGAAATCCAAACTTCATGGGCCAACATGGAATTTGAAGATAGATGTCAATTGTTGACCAATGTGGCCGAGTTGCTTATAGAACGTAAAGAGGAATACGCCAAGCTAATGACCCAAGAAATGGGCAAGCCAATATCACAAGGCATTGCCGAAATTGAAAAGTGCGCTTGGGTCTGTGATTTTTATGCTTTAAATGCCGAGGACCTTTTAGCCGATGAACTTATTGATACAGATGCAAATGAAAGTTTTATTAGTCATGATCCCTTAGGATGCATTTTGGCCGTTATGCCCTGGAATTATCCATTTTGGCAAGTGTTAAGGTTTGCAGCACCTACATTGACCGCTGGTAACACCGCTTTATTGAAACATGCAAAAAACGTTACGGGATGTTCTCTGGCCATAGAGCAATTGTTTTTAGATGCCGGATATCCAGAAGGGTGTTTACAAAGTATAAAATCAGGTCATGAAGAAATAGAAAAACTTATTGCCCACGAAGGTATTAAGGCCGTAACCCTCACCGGAAGTGAGAAAGCAGGTAGGTCTATTGCCCGTACAGCAGGTGAAAATCTTAAAAAATCTGTCCTGGAACTTGGTGGGAACAATGCATGTATTATATGGGAAGATGCTGATCTGGACCAATATATATCAACAATGGCCACTGCACGTATGCAGAATACGGGGCAAAGTTGTATTGCCGCAAAAAGGTTCATTGTATGTGCTGATATTTATGATGACTTCATAGAAAAGTTTACCGCAGAAATTAAATCTTTTAAAGTAGGTGACCCAATGGATAAAGATACTTTTATTGGTGTTATGGCGCGGGAAGATTTGGCTGAAGAACTTCAAAAACAAGTACAGGATTCCATTGATATGGGTGCAGAAATTATTTTGGGCAATGAAAGAAATGGCGCCTATTTTTCCCCTACCATACTTACCAATGTCACCAAAGAAATGCCAGTGTTCAAAGAAGAAACTTTTGGTCCTGTAGCTGCTATTACCAAAGTGGCAAATAGAGAAGAGGCAATACAATTAGCGACCAATTCTAGATTTGGACTGGGTAGTATGTTATTTACCCAAGATATAGATAGTGCCATGGATATGATATCACAAATTCCAGATGGAGCATTCTTTATCAATGACATGGTGAAATCTGACCCTAGATTACCATTTGGAGGTACAAAAGCTTCCGGTTATGGTAGAGAACTGTCTAGGGAAGGCATATTGGAATTCGTTAACAAAAAAACAGTATACATTAAAAAATAA
- a CDS encoding Dps family protein: protein MSYLDIKSKDIKPIVNELNTLLADYNLYYQNLRGYHWNVSGKNFFDLHIKFEELYTDARIKIDEIAERILTLRDNPTSEFSKYFEMSSIKETSSLISDTEMVKNILDQHETLLKQMSKVVKVAEAGGDEGTIDMIGGYIGEIEKVSWMLDAWTKE from the coding sequence ATGAGCTACTTAGATATAAAATCAAAGGATATTAAACCAATTGTCAATGAATTAAATACATTGTTGGCAGATTACAATCTCTACTATCAAAACTTAAGAGGCTATCACTGGAATGTGTCCGGTAAAAACTTTTTTGACCTACACATTAAGTTTGAAGAGCTGTATACTGATGCTAGAATAAAAATTGATGAAATAGCTGAACGTATTTTAACGTTAAGAGATAACCCAACCAGTGAATTTTCAAAATATTTTGAAATGTCGTCCATCAAAGAAACGTCTTCCCTGATCTCTGATACCGAAATGGTAAAAAATATACTTGATCAGCATGAGACCTTATTAAAGCAGATGAGCAAGGTTGTTAAAGTTGCAGAAGCTGGTGGCGATGAAGGAACCATTGATATGATCGGTGGATACATTGGCGAAATTGAAAAAGTAAGTTGGATGTTAGATGCGTGGACCAAAGAATAA
- a CDS encoding hypervirulence associated TUDOR domain-containing protein: MIRKGTVVKWSWGNGTAEGTVEETYISKTTKTIKGSEVTRNGSSDDKALYIKQDDGDYVLKSESEVDRAD; the protein is encoded by the coding sequence ATGATAAGAAAAGGTACAGTAGTAAAATGGTCATGGGGTAATGGTACTGCAGAAGGTACTGTTGAAGAAACATATATATCTAAAACCACAAAGACCATAAAAGGAAGTGAGGTTACTAGAAATGGCAGTAGTGACGATAAAGCACTATATATAAAACAAGATGATGGTGATTACGTTCTAAAAAGTGAGAGCGAGGTTGACCGCGCCGATTAA